Proteins from a single region of Methanocellales archaeon:
- a CDS encoding DUF2589 domain-containing protein, protein MPSPGQELSSIDFESMIGGPLVAVINAQAQAAMSTVNFIKEVGFKKPSAEQNAGGDTSTEKPIYVTFKYPKELAPYQPAIPADPSATPPVEAKEAVPAVFETQELRVPILTILPVPFIRIEETTIDFNAKINSVEYRKTDTNLKVDSSLEAKAGWLWGSAKLKVSTAYQRTTQEGNSVDRTYSLAIHVKAVQDEMPAGMEKMLSILEGAITSVPASS, encoded by the coding sequence ATGCCAAGTCCTGGACAAGAACTATCAAGTATAGATTTTGAATCGATGATAGGTGGCCCCCTGGTAGCGGTTATCAATGCACAGGCACAAGCCGCGATGTCAACTGTAAATTTCATTAAAGAGGTTGGATTCAAGAAGCCAAGCGCTGAACAGAACGCTGGGGGCGATACCAGTACGGAAAAGCCCATCTACGTCACGTTTAAATATCCGAAGGAGTTGGCCCCCTATCAACCCGCCATCCCAGCTGACCCATCCGCGACACCACCAGTTGAGGCAAAAGAGGCTGTACCAGCCGTCTTTGAAACGCAGGAACTTAGAGTACCAATACTGACTATACTGCCGGTTCCATTCATCCGCATCGAGGAGACGACAATAGACTTCAACGCGAAGATAAACTCGGTCGAATACCGCAAAACCGATACAAACCTTAAGGTCGATTCATCGCTAGAGGCAAAGGCTGGATGGTTGTGGGGTTCAGCTAAGTTGAAGGTGTCGACTGCTTATCAACGTACGACACAGGAGGGCAATTCAGTTGATCGGACTTACTCCTTAGCCATTCACGTAAAGGCCGTTCAAGACGAGATGCCTGCTGGAATGGAGAAAATGCTTAGTATCCTAGAAGGCGCGATAACATCTGTGCCCGCATCCTCATAG